In one Methanothrix sp. genomic region, the following are encoded:
- a CDS encoding SIMPL domain-containing protein (The SIMPL domain is named for its presence in mouse protein SIMPL (signalling molecule that associates with mouse pelle-like kinase). Bacterial member BP26, from Brucella, was shown to assemble into a channel-like structure, while YggE from E. coli has been associated with resistance to oxidative stress.), with product MDLKYVAVLMLISVSAVSLASAADVPTITVVGEGSVTVPADVVYISVSASSDNENVTEAYAESSEKLNGSLDAIRDACTRNCEILQGYSTGIQSTKVCSRGASNESICVNQTIVTVSASIRLANPTQSTIESIKQTAESTGVYAAVTGYALSDATNAKNEARKKAVENARATAEAMVSAAGGRLGKIVDITESPLYLWDIPFGIFGPSVEPSTTEPGMVEVKTTVLVTYEIVS from the coding sequence ATGGATTTGAAATATGTCGCGGTACTGATGCTGATTTCTGTATCTGCTGTATCACTGGCATCTGCAGCTGACGTTCCCACGATAACAGTTGTTGGGGAGGGCAGTGTGACGGTGCCTGCGGATGTCGTGTACATCTCTGTATCGGCATCAAGCGATAATGAGAACGTGACAGAGGCGTATGCGGAGAGCTCTGAGAAGCTGAACGGCAGCCTCGATGCCATAAGGGATGCGTGCACCAGGAACTGTGAGATACTCCAGGGATACTCCACAGGGATTCAGAGCACAAAGGTATGCAGCAGAGGCGCATCGAATGAGAGCATATGCGTGAACCAGACCATTGTGACCGTATCTGCTTCGATACGTCTTGCGAACCCGACGCAGAGCACCATAGAGAGCATCAAGCAAACTGCAGAGAGCACAGGTGTGTATGCAGCGGTGACAGGCTATGCGCTGAGCGATGCCACAAATGCAAAGAACGAGGCGCGGAAGAAGGCGGTTGAGAACGCCAGGGCGACAGCAGAGGCGATGGTCAGCGCAGCAGGCGGGAGGCTTGGAAAGATCGTGGACATCACAGAGAGCCCGCTTTACCTGTGGGACATACCGTTCGGCATCTTCGGCCCATCAGTCGAGCCGAGCACGACAGAGCCTGGCATGGTCGAGGTGAAGACGACAGTGCTGGTCACCTACGAGATCGTGAGCTGA
- a CDS encoding (Fe-S)-binding protein produces MSVIDIDQIRRCVRCGACRAVCPSFEVLGWESFSTRGRMILIGKILDDVDGSWALDSLGTCTTCSLCSQMCPAGVSPSKVVEDARSVLASRKIAKAWQIELRDRISSTGNSLGETGRRHSWLSILGSDASPDVKADQVYFAGCMASYRYPETAARTFGILRRFGVSLLPSERCCGSPLLRTGLDASGCMEENLRQMNEMDVNVVITGCAGCYTTLKNDYGLKVMSVAEFLADHVSELEIGPLDFTVTYHDPCHLGRVNGIFDQPRRVIREICELEEMRCSRELARCCGGGGGVRAGYRDVSLEIARRRLADAPPEAKYIVTACPMCVRNLNEAGGHGRVIDLVDLVAMACRR; encoded by the coding sequence ATGTCAGTGATCGATATCGATCAGATCAGGAGGTGTGTGAGGTGTGGTGCATGTCGGGCGGTCTGTCCCAGCTTCGAGGTTCTGGGATGGGAGTCATTCAGCACCCGCGGTAGGATGATCCTCATCGGGAAGATCCTGGACGACGTGGACGGCTCATGGGCGCTGGATAGCCTGGGAACGTGCACAACATGCTCTCTCTGCTCTCAGATGTGTCCTGCGGGTGTTTCTCCCTCTAAAGTCGTGGAGGATGCGAGAAGTGTGCTCGCGTCCAGGAAGATCGCTAAAGCCTGGCAGATCGAGCTCCGTGACAGGATCTCATCCACGGGAAACAGTCTTGGGGAGACCGGACGGAGGCACAGCTGGCTCAGCATTCTTGGATCAGATGCATCCCCAGATGTAAAGGCAGACCAGGTTTACTTCGCAGGATGCATGGCCTCCTACAGGTATCCGGAGACTGCAGCAAGGACTTTCGGGATTCTGAGAAGGTTCGGTGTATCGCTCCTCCCATCTGAGCGGTGCTGTGGATCGCCACTTCTGAGAACCGGACTGGATGCGTCGGGATGCATGGAGGAGAACCTGCGCCAGATGAACGAGATGGATGTGAATGTTGTAATAACAGGATGTGCTGGCTGCTACACCACTCTCAAAAACGATTACGGTCTAAAGGTCATGAGCGTGGCGGAGTTCCTGGCTGATCACGTATCCGAGCTTGAAATCGGACCTCTTGATTTCACGGTTACCTACCACGATCCGTGCCATCTCGGCCGGGTGAACGGGATCTTTGATCAGCCGAGGAGGGTCATAAGGGAGATCTGCGAGCTCGAGGAGATGAGGTGCAGCAGGGAGCTCGCCAGATGCTGCGGGGGAGGAGGGGGCGTCAGGGCTGGCTACAGGGATGTATCACTTGAGATAGCTCGGAGACGGCTCGCTGATGCGCCTCCAGAGGCGAAATATATCGTAACAGCGTGCCCGATGTGCGTCAGGAACCTTAACGAGGCCGGAGGCCACGGCAGGGTTATAGATCTTGTGGATCTCGTGGCGATGGCGTGCAGGAGATGA
- a CDS encoding FAD-binding oxidoreductase, translating to MDELRGIVGPRVSNSPAELCCYSCDASQVHGLPEYVVRPLTTEEVSRILSLAYKYEIPVTARGAGTGLAGGAVPLRGGMVLDMSGMNKILEIDVENLQVHVEPGVVVEHLNRALKPHGFFFPPNPGSSSVCTIGGLISNNGSGMRCVKYGTTKSYVLDLEVVLADGKVIRTGSRVLKSSAGYDLTRLMVGAEGTLGIITAARLRIVPIPRRRRLVMASFESSELAGMAVVKTFSAGIVPSACEIMDSTTVKVLRRCDPNIVLPDGDVILFEVDGTDLSTSEDARRISEACAGLAQSIRIASDEREMSEIWAARELVGAAISRLDPSKSRVYVGEDVGVPMKEIPNLMRKVQEISDSTGIPAMKYGHIGDGNLHVAWFIDVSSEDEWTRLRRAADMIHRAAIELGGTVSSEHGIGGSRAEYMEMQWGPALDIMRAIKRALDPKGILNPGKLGL from the coding sequence ATGGATGAGCTCAGAGGTATAGTCGGACCCAGGGTCTCGAATTCGCCAGCTGAGCTATGCTGCTACTCCTGCGATGCATCTCAGGTACACGGCCTCCCGGAGTACGTCGTTCGACCTCTGACGACAGAAGAGGTATCCAGGATACTCAGTCTCGCATACAAATACGAGATACCTGTGACAGCGAGAGGCGCTGGCACCGGCCTTGCAGGCGGCGCTGTGCCCCTCAGGGGTGGCATGGTCCTCGACATGTCCGGCATGAATAAAATTCTGGAGATCGATGTGGAGAACCTGCAGGTCCATGTGGAGCCTGGGGTTGTTGTTGAGCATCTCAACAGAGCCCTCAAACCTCATGGATTCTTCTTTCCTCCGAATCCAGGAAGCTCCAGCGTCTGCACGATAGGCGGACTGATATCAAACAACGGAAGCGGGATGAGGTGCGTTAAGTACGGCACCACGAAGAGCTATGTTCTGGATCTTGAGGTCGTTCTGGCTGACGGCAAGGTTATCCGAACAGGCTCGAGGGTCCTGAAGTCGTCCGCCGGATACGATCTGACGCGGCTCATGGTCGGGGCGGAGGGCACGCTTGGGATCATAACAGCCGCGAGGCTCAGGATCGTGCCCATCCCGAGGAGACGGAGGCTGGTCATGGCATCATTCGAGAGCTCTGAGCTTGCCGGCATGGCCGTTGTGAAGACATTCTCCGCAGGCATCGTGCCGTCCGCATGCGAGATAATGGACAGCACAACTGTTAAGGTGCTCAGAAGATGCGATCCGAATATTGTGCTTCCAGACGGTGATGTTATCCTCTTCGAGGTTGATGGAACAGATCTCTCGACATCCGAGGATGCCAGAAGGATATCAGAGGCCTGTGCAGGCCTGGCGCAGAGCATCAGGATCGCATCCGATGAGAGGGAGATGTCGGAGATCTGGGCTGCCAGGGAGCTTGTCGGCGCTGCGATCTCCAGGCTCGATCCATCGAAGAGCCGCGTCTATGTCGGGGAGGACGTGGGGGTTCCGATGAAGGAGATTCCCAATCTGATGAGAAAGGTCCAGGAGATATCGGACAGCACCGGCATCCCGGCGATGAAGTACGGTCATATTGGCGATGGCAACCTGCACGTCGCATGGTTCATAGATGTGAGCAGCGAGGATGAGTGGACCAGGCTCAGAAGAGCGGCGGACATGATCCACAGAGCTGCCATAGAGCTCGGCGGAACTGTGAGCTCGGAGCACGGAATCGGCGGGTCGAGAGCTGAATACATGGAGATGCAGTGGGGGCCTGCTCTGGATATCATGCGCGCAATCAAGCGCGCTCTGGATCCGAAGGGGATACTGAACCCGGGCAAGCTGGGTCTGTGA